The genomic segment CGATATCGACACAACCCTTATCGGTATGGTAGGGATTCTATACTTCCGCGCCGAGTGAGGAACAGCGGAATTCGGAACGCCAGGGCATTCCAAACGTACGAAGTCCTTATCAACCTTCGAGTTTAGCCGCTTTGCGCTTCCGGAATGCAACATACCCGACTCCTGGAGGAGCCGGGTGCGGTGATTTCACGACATCGGTTGTGTTCCAACCGCCCGGTCGAAGCCCAATTCGTTCCTGACTTCGACTTTGCGACTTGAGACCGCGTTAGTAGCGGGTCAGTTCCTGCGTGATCTGCCGTTGCGTGTCCGGGTCCGAGCCGACGTACAGGTGCAGGTGATCCTTGTCGATGTAGATGACCTGGACGCGCGGCTTCTTGATGTACACCGGGAACGGGTAATCGGACTGCACCAGTTCGTCGTAATAAATCGCGCATTCCCAGTGGCAGTGGTGGAGCTGCGCCATGCCGACGAGCGGGAAGAACCGCGGCGGATCGATCTTGTCCACGAGCCGGGTCTTGGTGATCGTGATGTTGTCGCGGAACGCTTCGTACACATACGGCACGCCGCGGGGCACGCGGGGCATGGCCCGGAGGACTTCGGCGTCGCTCGGGGCGTCTTCACAAATCGGCGGCGGGAACCCGTCGCGGATCGGCGGCATGATCGGCACGCGGCCGTCGTTCTTGTGGTTGAGCTTCTGCTCCAGCCGCTCCGCGGTCCACGGGGGCACCGGAATGGGCGTGAGTAACCCCAAGTTCAGCGGGTTACACCCGACAGCGCCCGCCGGCAGGAGGGCCAACGCGAATAGCAACAGATTGCGTCGAATCAAGGACATGCTCCCGACCCTCCGTGCCTGACGGTTCTTCCGTGCGTAGCAGATGTATCGGACCGCCGACGCGGGGAGTTTAAACCAAACTTCCGAGTTCCCGCGTTTCGGGAGCGGAATCGGCCTGGGCCCCCCCACCCGACCGGGCAGAATACGTGGGGCACAGGTTGGGTGGCGGCGGGTGCTCCGCAATCGAGAATTCAAATTATGGTGTTTCTCTCGCGCATTTACACGAAATCCGGCGACGGCGGCGAGACGGGGCTGGGCGACGGGTCCCGCGTGCCGAAGGACGCGGCCCGTGTCGCCGCTTACGGCGAAGTGGACGAGTTGAACGCCGTGCTGGGGCTCGTCACCGCGAATTGCCCGGACTGTCCCGGGGGCGCGCTCCTGCGCTGCATTCAGAACGACCTCTTCGACGTGGGCGCCGACCTGTGTGTGCCCCAAGCGGACGGCGAGGAGCCGGGTAAGGGGCTCCGAGTGGTCGCGGCGCAGTACGAGCGGTTGGAGCGCGCGATCGACCGACTCAACGAGGGACTGGAACCGCTCCGGAGTTTCATTCTTCCGGGCGGCTCGCCGGCCGCGGCGTGGCTTCATCTGGCGCGGACGGTGTGCCGGCGTGCCGAGCGGTCCGTGGTGACGTTGGCGCGCGCCGAGAAGGTGAACCCGCACGCGTTGATCTACTTGAACCGCCTGAGCGACTTCTTGTTCGTGCTGTCCCGCGTCGCCAACGACGGCGGAAAGGGCGACGTGCTGTGGGTGCCGGGCGCCAACCGGGACGGGTGATACGCCACCGGGTTGAAGAGTAACGGTGGGTTTTGTTTGTTGCCCTCTCCCCTTGCGGGCGAGGGTGGCGAGTCTTCGAGCCGGGTGAGGGGGCGCTGGCCTCCGGTGATCCGCGAAGCGGCTTTCTGCGCCTCGCCTACCCTCACCCGGCCGGCGAAGCGCCGGTCGCCCTCTCCCGCAAGGGGAGAGGGCAAGACCCGATCATCGGCGCCCTCGGCCCGATCGCGTTTGACTCGTCGCTCGTCGCCCTGCGGGCGAGATTTTCAGGCCGCCCGAGCGGGCGACGCACTTGGGCCGGGCAAGGTAATCGTCGGCGCATTGCGGCTTGATCGTGGAGCTGTGTAGCGCACAATTCCCCATGTGATGAGCGAGCCACCGAACACCCAC from the Frigoriglobus tundricola genome contains:
- a CDS encoding cob(I)yrinic acid a,c-diamide adenosyltransferase is translated as MVFLSRIYTKSGDGGETGLGDGSRVPKDAARVAAYGEVDELNAVLGLVTANCPDCPGGALLRCIQNDLFDVGADLCVPQADGEEPGKGLRVVAAQYERLERAIDRLNEGLEPLRSFILPGGSPAAAWLHLARTVCRRAERSVVTLARAEKVNPHALIYLNRLSDFLFVLSRVANDGGKGDVLWVPGANRDG